Proteins from one Camelina sativa cultivar DH55 chromosome 8, Cs, whole genome shotgun sequence genomic window:
- the LOC104708785 gene encoding E3 ubiquitin-protein ligase RFWD3-like isoform X2 — MANTKSVVFHVDTCMGFLASRSGYSSGEVQERKCSLRDVRKIYASRVAAVDDEAQKRILFLEAKLSSIEQKTASWSNKEAQWKKMEAELRLEVNKLKKKIADMESMAMSAQRNSNVASQNQYIHGHTNYQEHHGHATSCSFRHQGDLLVSGGRLFDIDGGRKVVLLARRLSGVGGTFVLTQMSLHSGEIDDILLPPTTRAIKDLHLSPHNNGLAVFGSLGKKLSVISLESHNTVLSYDLPAAPWSCSWDPNSSHSIYAGLQNGMVLVFDRRQTTGPFASLTGLTTNPVHTIHHLSTNSTPTSDVRALLSASSIGLCQWNINGSEGSPSLISETGNPGVCISSSYCPRSDHIVASYRPRVGGSSEDTVQTQPSLTQRGVNSNGVDGFHVSLKRGGGDSYYQKLSSTQAFVDNIRLPRTAIIDFGEGKNQQLFASCDESSRELVLQDPLNFAVSQRFPMWSHLPLQDVKYAHVNGTGLLGLLNDEKLQLFRNGSP, encoded by the exons ATGGCGAACACCAAGTCTG TTGTCTTCCATGTGGACACTTGTATGGGTTTTCTTGCATCAAGAAGTGGCTACAGCAGCGGGGAAGTGCAGGAAAG AAAATGTAGCCTGAGAGATGTCCGGAAAATCTATGCATCACGTGTTGCTGCAGTTGATGATGAAGCACAAAAG AGAATCTTATTTCTGGAGGCCAAGTTAAGTTCAATTGAACAGAAG ACTGCAAGTTGGAGTAACAAAGAAGCTCAATGGAAAAAAATGGAAGCAGAGCTACGATTAGAAGTTAATAAGCTGAAGAAG aagATAGCTGATATGGAAAGTATGGCTATGAGTGCGCAGAGAAACTCTAATGTGGCTTCTCAGAATCAATATATACATG GTCATACAAACTACCAAGAACATCACGGACATGCAACTTCTTGCAGCTTCAGACATCAG GGAGATTTGCTAGTCAGTGGTGGCCGTTTATTTGACATAGATGGTGGTAGGAAAGTTGTGTTATTGGCTCGTAGGCTCTCAGGTGTTGGTGGAACATTTGTGCTTACACaa ATGAGCCTACATTCGGGTGAGATTGATGATATTTTGTTGCCTCCTACCACAAGAGCAATTAAAGATCTTCACCTTTCCCCTCACAATAACGGGCTTGCAGTATTTGGTTCTCTAGGAAAAAAATTATCTGTTATAAGCTTGGAGAGCCACAACACTGTCTTATCCTATGATCTACCAGCTGCACCTTGGTCTTGCTCCTGGGATCCCAACAGCTCTCACTCTATTTATGCTGGACTACAGAATGGAATGGTTTTAGTATTTGACAGGCGTCAAACAACGGGACCTTTCGCATCGTTGACTGGCTTAACAACCAATCCAGTACATACTATCCATCATCTCTCTACCAACTCCACTCCAACTTCTGATGTCCGTGCCCTCTTGTCAGCTTCCTCTATCGGGCTGTGTCAGTGGAACATTAATGGCAGCGAGGGAAG CCCATCATTAATTTCAGAAACAGGAAACCCAGGAGTTTGCATATCATCCTCGTATTGTCCTCGCAGTGATCATATAGTGGCTTCTTATAGACCGagagttggtggatcttctGAAGATACAGTCCAGACTCAACCTTCGTTGACCCAAAGAGGAGTCAATAGTAATGGTGTAGATGGATTTCATGTTAGTCTGAAGAGAGGAGGTGGTGATTCTTATTACCAGAAACTGTCATCCACACAAGCTTTTGTAGATAACATACGTCTGCCAAGAACAGCGATTATAGACTTTGGTGAGGGAAAGAATCAACAACTATTTGCATCTTGTGACGAGTCCAGTCGGGAGCTCGTCTTGCAAGATCCTTTGAATTTTGCCGTCTCTCAAAGGTTCCCAATGTGGAGTCATCTTCCGCTCCAAGACGTAAAATACGCTCATGTAAATGGAACGGGTCTGCTTGGTCTCTTAAACGATGAGAAATTGCAGCTTTTTAGGAACGGATCGCcatga
- the LOC104708785 gene encoding E3 ubiquitin-protein ligase RFWD3-like isoform X1 → MSTRRRYPGPGVRIAQYIESEDEGEDYGEEDEQSEEEEEEEEEEEEEDTESQPRDVVVSPKVSQKESQENQKMSQGICSSSGSQEDVEWKHGETEGLFCLICMEVWTNDGEHQVCCLPCGHLYGFSCIKKWLQQRGSAGKCPQCIRKCSLRDVRKIYASRVAAVDDEAQKRILFLEAKLSSIEQKTASWSNKEAQWKKMEAELRLEVNKLKKKIADMESMAMSAQRNSNVASQNQYIHGHTNYQEHHGHATSCSFRHQGDLLVSGGRLFDIDGGRKVVLLARRLSGVGGTFVLTQMSLHSGEIDDILLPPTTRAIKDLHLSPHNNGLAVFGSLGKKLSVISLESHNTVLSYDLPAAPWSCSWDPNSSHSIYAGLQNGMVLVFDRRQTTGPFASLTGLTTNPVHTIHHLSTNSTPTSDVRALLSASSIGLCQWNINGSEGSPSLISETGNPGVCISSSYCPRSDHIVASYRPRVGGSSEDTVQTQPSLTQRGVNSNGVDGFHVSLKRGGGDSYYQKLSSTQAFVDNIRLPRTAIIDFGEGKNQQLFASCDESSRELVLQDPLNFAVSQRFPMWSHLPLQDVKYAHVNGTGLLGLLNDEKLQLFRNGSP, encoded by the exons ATGTCGACTCGCCGGCGTTACCCCGGTCCCGGAGTAAGAATTGCACAATACattgaatctgaggatgaaggagaagactatggagaagaagacgaacaaagcgaagaggaggaggaggaggaggaggaggaggaggaggaagatacCGAAAGCCAACCCAGGGATGTTGTAGTCTCACCTAAGGTTTCACAGAAGGAGAGCCAAGAGAATCAGAAAATGTCACAAGGTATATGTTCATCTTCAGGATCGCAGGAAGATGTGGAATGGAAACACGGCGAGACTGAGGGATTGTTCTGTTTGATTTGTATGGAAGTTTGGACCAACGATGGCGAACACCAAGTCTG TTGTCTTCCATGTGGACACTTGTATGGGTTTTCTTGCATCAAGAAGTGGCTACAGCAGCGGGGAAGTGCAGGAAAG tgtccGCAATGCATTAGAAAATGTAGCCTGAGAGATGTCCGGAAAATCTATGCATCACGTGTTGCTGCAGTTGATGATGAAGCACAAAAG AGAATCTTATTTCTGGAGGCCAAGTTAAGTTCAATTGAACAGAAG ACTGCAAGTTGGAGTAACAAAGAAGCTCAATGGAAAAAAATGGAAGCAGAGCTACGATTAGAAGTTAATAAGCTGAAGAAG aagATAGCTGATATGGAAAGTATGGCTATGAGTGCGCAGAGAAACTCTAATGTGGCTTCTCAGAATCAATATATACATG GTCATACAAACTACCAAGAACATCACGGACATGCAACTTCTTGCAGCTTCAGACATCAG GGAGATTTGCTAGTCAGTGGTGGCCGTTTATTTGACATAGATGGTGGTAGGAAAGTTGTGTTATTGGCTCGTAGGCTCTCAGGTGTTGGTGGAACATTTGTGCTTACACaa ATGAGCCTACATTCGGGTGAGATTGATGATATTTTGTTGCCTCCTACCACAAGAGCAATTAAAGATCTTCACCTTTCCCCTCACAATAACGGGCTTGCAGTATTTGGTTCTCTAGGAAAAAAATTATCTGTTATAAGCTTGGAGAGCCACAACACTGTCTTATCCTATGATCTACCAGCTGCACCTTGGTCTTGCTCCTGGGATCCCAACAGCTCTCACTCTATTTATGCTGGACTACAGAATGGAATGGTTTTAGTATTTGACAGGCGTCAAACAACGGGACCTTTCGCATCGTTGACTGGCTTAACAACCAATCCAGTACATACTATCCATCATCTCTCTACCAACTCCACTCCAACTTCTGATGTCCGTGCCCTCTTGTCAGCTTCCTCTATCGGGCTGTGTCAGTGGAACATTAATGGCAGCGAGGGAAG CCCATCATTAATTTCAGAAACAGGAAACCCAGGAGTTTGCATATCATCCTCGTATTGTCCTCGCAGTGATCATATAGTGGCTTCTTATAGACCGagagttggtggatcttctGAAGATACAGTCCAGACTCAACCTTCGTTGACCCAAAGAGGAGTCAATAGTAATGGTGTAGATGGATTTCATGTTAGTCTGAAGAGAGGAGGTGGTGATTCTTATTACCAGAAACTGTCATCCACACAAGCTTTTGTAGATAACATACGTCTGCCAAGAACAGCGATTATAGACTTTGGTGAGGGAAAGAATCAACAACTATTTGCATCTTGTGACGAGTCCAGTCGGGAGCTCGTCTTGCAAGATCCTTTGAATTTTGCCGTCTCTCAAAGGTTCCCAATGTGGAGTCATCTTCCGCTCCAAGACGTAAAATACGCTCATGTAAATGGAACGGGTCTGCTTGGTCTCTTAAACGATGAGAAATTGCAGCTTTTTAGGAACGGATCGCcatga
- the LOC104708781 gene encoding nucleolin 1-like codes for MDESAGIRRDLKSLDLNDRVVADSPKPKPQPQPRTTISVEGYDTRLCEYALKLALKKHFSSCGRVGHIYVPRDYKNGILKSVSFMFLSGEGVEEKALELNGTDVGGWTVIVKAAPSQTEYMDPPCPVNQAKIHRVRVTGFDTSLPEIDLQMALCDHFPSCGEVWQVRVLSSIPVACIYLRGKSCVVDKALNLNGCNMGGMNLAVEPNQPQPGDIVIKRERLCTTTGYVLPSVLIRASENKKKKLEMEIEMEMNENKKKKMKIKLAKLDKEIQMRKENKVKLDMERKKRLEMENLEMAQESLI; via the exons ATGGACGAATCTGCTGGCATAAGAAGA GATCTGAAATCGCTGGATTTGAACGATCGTGTTGTTGCAGACTCTCCGAAACCCAAACCCCAACCCCAACCCCG GACGACTATATCCGTGGAGGGATATGACACGAGGCTCTGTGAGTATGCTCTCAAGCTCGCGCTGAAGAAACACTTCTCTTCATGCGGAAGGGTCGGTCATATTTATGTTCCCAGAGACTATAAAAACGGTATCCTTAAGAG tgTTTCCTTCATGTTCTTGTCTGGAGAAGGTGTCGAAGAAAAGGCATTGGAACTCAATGGAACTGACGTTGGAGGATGGACTGTAATCGTTAAGGCCGCACCCTCTCAGACAGAATACATGGATCCTCCTTGTCCTGTTAACCAAGCAAAAATACATCG GGTCCGCGTTACCGGGTTTGACACTTCGCTTCCTGAGATTGATCTCCAGATGGCGCTCTGTGATCATTTCCCTTCATGTGGAGAGGTCTGGCAAGTTCGGGTTCTTTCTAG CATTCCAGTAGCTTGTATTTATCTTAGGGGAAAAAGTTGTGTAGTAGACAAGGCGCTTAATCTAAATGGATGTAACATGGGAGGAATGAATCTTGCAGTTGAACCTAATCAGCCGCAACCGGGAGACATAGTAATCAAAAGAGAGCGTCTCTGCACTACTACTGGCTATGTGCTCCCAA gtGTCTTAATCAGGGCGTccgagaataagaagaagaagttggagatggagattgagatggagatgaatgagaacaagaagaagaagatgaagattaaGCTGGCCAAGTTGGACAAGGAGATTCAGATGCGTAAGGAGAATAAGGTGAAGTTGGAtatggagaggaagaagaggctaGAGATGGAGAATCTTGAGATGGCTCAAGAATCTTTGATATAA
- the LOC104708783 gene encoding dual specificity phosphatase Cdc25 → MGRSIFSFFTKKKKMAMARSISYITSTQLLPLHRRPNIAIIDVRDEERNYDGHIAGSLHYASGSFDDKISHLVQNVKDKDTLVFHCALSQVRGPTCARRLVNYLDEKKQDSGIKNIMILERGFNGWEASGKPVCRCADVPCKGDGA, encoded by the exons ATGGGGAGAAgcatattttcctttttcactaaaaagaaaaaaatggcgaTGGCGAGAAGCATCTCTTACATCACCTCTACTCAGCTTCTCCCTCTCCATCGTCGTCCCAACATCGCCATCATCGATGTCAG ggATGAAGAGAGGAACTATGATGGGCATATAGCTGGTTCGCTACACTATGCGAGTGGCTCGTTTGATGACAAGATTTCTCATCTTGTTCAAAATGTCAAGGACAAAGACACACTTGTCTTCCACTGTGCCTTGAGCCAG GTTCGTGGCCCAACTTGTGCAAGAAGGCTCGTGAATTATCTAGATGAGAAGAAGCAAGATAGTGGAATCAAAAACATCATGATCTTGGAACGCGGCTTTAATGGCTGGGAAGCTTCTGGAAAACCAGTCTGTCGCTGTGCAGACGTTCCTTGCAAAGGCGATGGCGCCTAA
- the LOC104708782 gene encoding uncharacterized protein LOC104708782: protein MVCVMCLVPLFLVPLVNLMPRIIDFFMAKLYAWLGWEYRKPARVPPACPFKPVANNNDNATKVAAETGTEGTETIAKPVVAEETGGVKQD from the exons ATG GTTTGCGTTATGTGTTTGGTGCCGCTGTTCCTCGTCCCGCTCGTCAATTTAATGCCTCGCATCATCGATTTCTTCATG GCGAAATTGTACGCGTGGCTTGGATGGGAGTACAGGAAGCCAGCGAGAGTTCCTCCAGCTTGTCCTTTCAAGCCTGTTGCTAATAATAACGACAACGCTACCAAA GTGGCTGCTGAAACTGGAACTGAAGGTACAGAAACAATAGCTAAACCTGTAGTTGCGGAGGAGACGGGTGGGGTTAAGCAGGATTGA
- the LOC109125988 gene encoding uncharacterized protein LOC109125988, whose translation MLPVEIKKELQSLGAKISCDTMDPKQWFDCVRYVIQQHPYRLNAWNCYYRVISRLGKRASTEAKFMHHLRSKYRDCVPPILIAGHHFTVTSRHQDAAREYLEAYKLMPDSPLINLCVGTYVFILFSFTFPNF comes from the exons ATGCTGCCTGTTGAGATAAAAAAGGAACTTCAGTCACTTGGAGCTA AAATATCATGTGATACAATGGATCCAAAGCAGTGGTTTGACTGTGTAAGATATGTCATCCAACAACATCCGTATCGTTTGAATGCCTGGAACTGCTATTACAGAGTCATTTCAAG ATTAGGGAAAAGAGCATCAACTGAAGCTAAGTTCATGCATCATCTAAGGAGTAAGTATAGAGATTGCGTACCGCCCATTCTAATTGCTGGTCATCACTTCACCGTGACAAGCCGACATCAAGATGCTGCAAGAGAATACCTTGAAGCATATAAACTAATGCCTGATAGTCCTTTAATTAACCTCTGTGTGGGTACGTATGTATTCATATTGTTCTCTTTCACTTTCCCAAATTTCTGA
- the LOC104708779 gene encoding serine/threonine protein phosphatase 2A 57 kDa regulatory subunit B' alpha isoform-like encodes MFKKIMKGAHRKASRTEANDSSMYGFDPPGHGSNNMVVNHASRGSLLPSSPGSTTAQPHPPPPPMYSVEPLSLFRDVSVSERQSLFLRKLQICCFQFDFTDTLKNAREKEIKRQTLLELVDFIQSGAGKLTELCQEEMVKMVSFNIFRCLPPASHENTGQEPADLEEEEPYLEPSWPHLQLVYELLLRYIVPSDTDTKVAKRYIGHSFVLKLLELFETEDPREREYLKTILHRIYGKFMVHRPFIRKAMNYIFYRFIYETERHSGIGELLEILGSIINGFALPMKEEHKLFLIRALIPLHKPKPIAMYHQQLSYCIVQFVEKDYKLADTVIRGLLKFWPVTNCTKEVLFLAELEEVLEATQTVEFQRCMVPLFQQIARCLSSSNFQVAERALFLWNNEHVVGLIAQNRSVILPIIFGSLEKNTESHWNQAVHGLSANIKRMFMEMDPELFEDCQQQYEEKQAKSKQVEEQRQDRWRRLDEAVEEREREDPMITS; translated from the exons ATGTTTAAGAAGATCATGAAAGGTGCACATCGAAAGGCCTCTAGAACTGAGGCGAATGATTCGTCTATGTATGGGTTTGATCCACCAGGTCATGGATCCAACAATATGGTTGTAAATCACGCATCTCGTGGTTCActgcttccttcttctccagGTTCAACAACGGCACAACcccatcctcctcctcctcctatgTATTCAGTCGAGCCTCTTTCTTTGTTCAGAGACGTTTCTGTTTCCGAGCGTCAATCCTTGTTCTTGAGGAAACTCCAGATTTGCTGTTTCCAGTTTGATTTCACAGATACGTTGAAGAACGCGAGGGAGAAGGAGATAAAAAGGCAGACTTTATTAGAGCTTGTTGATTTCATTCAGTCTGGTGCAGGGAAGCTCACTGAACTCTGTCAAGAAGAAATGGTTAAAATGGTTTCGTTTAATATATTCAGGTGTCTTCCTCCTGCTTCACATGAGAATACAGGTCAAGAGCCTGCTGATCTCGAGGAAGAGGAGCCTTACTTGGAACCATCTTGGCCTCATTTACAGCTTGTTTACGAGTTGCTTCTTAGATACATTGTTCCTTCTGACACAGATACTAAAGTTGCTAAACGTTATATTGGCCATTCCTTTGTGTTGAAGCTTCTTGAGTTGTTTGAGACTGAAGATCCTAGAGAAAGGGAGTACTTGAAAACGATTCTTCATAGGATTTATGGCAAGTTTATGGTCCACAGGCCCTTTATTAGGAAAGCAATGAATTATATATTCTATAGGTTTATCTACGAGACTGAGAGACATAGCGGGATTGGGGAGCTTTTGGAGATTCTTGGTAGTATTATCAATGGGTTTGCCTTGCCAATGAAGGAGGAGCACAAGCTTTTTCTGATCAGGGCGTTGATACCGCTGCATAAGCCGAAACCTATCGCAATGTATCATCAGCAGTTGTCTTACTGCATTGTTCAGTTTGTGGAGAAAGATTATAAGCTTGCGGATACAGTGATCAGGGGATTGCTAAAGTTTTGGCCTGTGACAAACTGTACAAAAGAGGTTCTCTTTCTTGCTGAACTTGAAGAGGTTCTGGAGGCAACACAAACTGTTGAGTTCCAACGCTGTATGGTCCCTCTGTTCCAACAGATTGCTCGATGCCTCAGTAGCTCTAATTTTCAG GTTGCAGAACGAGCTCTGTTCTTATGGAACAACGAGCACGTAGTGGGTCTAATTGCTCAGAACAGAAGCGTGATCCTTCCTATCATATTCGGTTCGCTGGAGAAAAACACAGAATCTCACTGGAACCAAGCAGTTCACGGTCTAAGCGCGAATATAAAGAGAATGTTCATGGAGATGGACCCTGAACTCTTTGAAGATTGCCAGCAACAGTACGAAGAGAAACAAGCCAAATCTAAACAAGTGGAAGAGCAACGCCAAGATAGGTGGAGGAGATTAGATGAAGCAGTAGAGGAGCGAGAAAGAGAAGATCCTATGATCACTTCTTAG